The Macaca fascicularis isolate 582-1 chromosome 11, T2T-MFA8v1.1 genome includes a region encoding these proteins:
- the KCNC2 gene encoding voltage-gated potassium channel KCNC2 isoform X13, which yields MFLLLFSQLKRIYFSRWDLQGKCRLLCARLLDLVLKRFIAFASLFFILVSITTFCLETHEAFNIVKNKTEPVINGTSVVLQYEIETDPALTYVEGVCVVWFTFEFLVRIVFSPNKLEFIKNLLNIIDFVAILPFYLEVGLSGLSSKAAKDVLGFLRVVRFVRILRIFKLTRHFVGLRVLGHTLRASTNEFLLLIIFLALGVLIFATMIYYAERVGAQPNDPSASEHTQFKNIPIGFWWAVVTMTTLGYGDMYPQTWSGMLVGALCALAGVLTIAMPVPVIVNNFGMYYSLAMAKQKLPRKRKKHIPPAPQASSPTFCKTELNMACNSTQSDTCLGKDNRLLEHNRSVLSGDDSTGSEPPLSPPERLPIRRSSTRDKNRRGETCFLLTTGDYTCASDGGIRKGYEKSRSLNNIAGLAGNALRLSPVTSPYNSPCPLRRSRSPIPSIL from the exons tttattgcttttgcttctttattcTTCATCCTGGTTTCAATTACAACTTTTTGCCTGGAAACACATGAAGctttcaatattgttaaaaacaaGACAGAACCAGTCATCAATGGCACAAGTGTTGTTCTACAGTATGAAATTGAAACGGATCCTGCCTTGACGTATGTAGaaggagtgtgtgtggtgtggtttacatttgaatttttagTCCGTATTGTTTTTTCACCCAATAAACTTGAATTCATCAAAAATCTCTTGAATATCATTGACTTTGTGGCCATCCTACCTTTCTACTTAGAGGTGGGACTCAGTGGGCTGTCATCCAAAGCTGCTAAAGATGTACTTGGCTTCCTCAGGGTGGTAAGGTTTGTGAGGATCCTGAGAATTTTCAAGCTCACCCGCCATTTTGTAGGTCTGAGGGTGCTTGGACATACTCTTCGAGCTAGTACTAATGAATTTTTGCTGCTGATAATTTTCCTGGCTCTAGGAGTTTTGATATTTGCTACCATGATCTACTATGCCGAGAGAGTGGGAGCTCAACCTAACGACCCTTCAGCTAGTGAACACACACAGTTCAAAAACATTCCCATTGGGTTCTGGTGGGCTGTAGTGACCATGACTACCCTGGGTTATGGGGATATGTACCCCCAAACATGGTCAGGCATGCTGGTGGGAGCCCTGtgtgctctggctggagtgctgACAATAGCCATGCCAGTGCCTGTCATTGTCAACAATTTTGGAATGTACTACTCCTTGGCAATGGCAAAGCAGAAACttccaaggaaaagaaagaagcacaTCCCTCCTGCTCCTCAGGCAAGCTCACCTACTTTTTGCAAGACAGAATTAAATATGGCCTGCAATAGTACACAGAGTGACACGTGTCTGGGCAAAGACAATCGACTTCTGGAACATAACAGATCAG TGTTATCAGGTGACGACAGTACAGGAAGTGAGCCGCCACTATCACCCCCAGAAAGGCTCCCCATCAGACGCTCTAGTACCAGAGACAAAAACAGAAGAGGGGAAACATGTTTCCTACTGACGACAGGTGATTACACGTGTGCTTCTGATGGAGGGATCAGGAAAG GATATGAAAAATCCCGAAGCTTAAACAACATAGCGGGCTTGGCAGGCAATGCTCTGAGGCTCTCTCCAGTAACATCACCCTACAACTCTCCTTGTCCTCTGAGGCGCTCTCGATCTCCCATCCCATCTATCTTGTAA